One window from the genome of Nitrospirota bacterium encodes:
- a CDS encoding SDR family oxidoreductase, which translates to MKETAGGKWALVLGASSGFGAACSVALAKGGFNIFGVHLDRKSTMDQVEKVIESVKSTGREVVFFNKNAADEEARNAVLDEMHKALNGEPGVAVLLHSLAFGTLRPYLAEKTADSVSKAQLEMTMDVMANSLVYWAQGLFNRRLLARGGRIFAMTSAGDERVWATYGPVSAAKAALEAHIRQLSVELAPHGVTANAIRAGVTDTPALRKIPGNDRMIEMARSKNPYRRLTTTEDVAGAIVNLCSEGCGWITGNVINVDGGEFIVD; encoded by the coding sequence ATGAAAGAAACAGCCGGCGGCAAATGGGCGCTTGTGTTGGGCGCATCCAGCGGGTTCGGGGCGGCGTGCTCCGTGGCGCTCGCGAAAGGCGGATTCAACATCTTCGGAGTCCACTTGGACAGAAAATCCACCATGGACCAGGTTGAGAAGGTCATCGAATCGGTGAAGTCCACGGGGCGTGAGGTTGTTTTTTTCAACAAGAACGCCGCCGACGAAGAAGCGCGAAACGCGGTTCTCGATGAAATGCACAAGGCTCTGAATGGAGAGCCCGGCGTGGCCGTTCTTCTCCATTCCCTCGCCTTCGGAACGCTCCGCCCTTACCTCGCGGAAAAGACCGCGGATTCCGTATCCAAGGCCCAATTGGAAATGACGATGGACGTGATGGCGAACAGCCTCGTCTACTGGGCGCAGGGCCTTTTCAATCGCCGGCTCCTGGCCCGAGGCGGCCGCATATTCGCCATGACGAGCGCAGGCGACGAACGCGTGTGGGCCACCTACGGGCCGGTCTCAGCAGCCAAGGCCGCCCTGGAAGCCCACATCCGGCAGCTCTCGGTCGAACTCGCGCCGCATGGAGTGACGGCCAACGCCATTCGCGCGGGCGTAACGGACACCCCGGCCCTTCGCAAGATTCCCGGCAACGACCGGATGATCGAAATGGCCCGTTCGAAGAATCCCTACCGGCGACTCACCACAACCGAAGACGTTGCCGGCGCGATCGTGAACCTGTGCTCGGAAGGCTGCGGCTGGATCACGGGTAACGTGATCAACGTGGATGGCGGAGAGTTTATTGTCGACTGA
- the pilO gene encoding type 4a pilus biogenesis protein PilO, which yields MREKLEKYRQWAMLLAILGMGTYAFYERLYRVRSAAIIAMDGDLTSLRSQAAQMEILARGGAASEEVVAQARKQLEELRAQVEMSRQKLPKEMRLSQLMEVMTRDDVRGPVNFVEFRPSQPRELSDSVEIPFQLNVLCTYKEFGQFIERVETLPIVLEIQGLQMVASKPGEPDLSISMTAKGKMLK from the coding sequence GTGCGGGAGAAGCTCGAGAAATACCGGCAGTGGGCGATGCTTCTGGCCATCCTGGGGATGGGCACGTATGCATTTTACGAGCGTCTATATCGCGTGAGGAGCGCGGCGATCATCGCGATGGACGGAGATCTGACGAGTCTGCGATCGCAGGCGGCCCAGATGGAAATCCTCGCCAGGGGCGGCGCGGCCTCCGAAGAGGTGGTGGCGCAGGCGCGGAAGCAACTGGAGGAGCTTCGCGCGCAGGTGGAGATGTCGCGGCAGAAACTCCCCAAGGAAATGCGGCTCTCGCAGCTCATGGAGGTCATGACGCGGGATGACGTGCGGGGGCCGGTCAATTTTGTGGAGTTCAGGCCGTCGCAGCCGCGGGAATTGAGCGACAGTGTGGAGATTCCGTTCCAGCTCAACGTTCTCTGCACGTACAAGGAGTTTGGCCAGTTCATCGAACGCGTGGAAACGTTGCCGATCGTGCTCGAAATCCAGGGCCTGCAAATGGTCGCTTCCAAGCCGGGTGAGCCGGATCTCTCGATCAGCATGACGGCAAAGGGGAAGATGCTGAAGTGA